A single region of the Vicia villosa cultivar HV-30 ecotype Madison, WI linkage group LG4, Vvil1.0, whole genome shotgun sequence genome encodes:
- the LOC131597325 gene encoding uncharacterized protein LOC131597325: protein METKDRKPFFLNFKKVPTQLKIFCDNIYGSLKFSDSLNTLISLLVPSLEEFSYLLGLPVLNKIPYTGKEEEPKLEVIAAALHLPRSEIEKVWISKKEYSGLPLDFLYEKAEILAKASSMDALEAVLSLLIYGQVLFFHYDKIVDVAAINIFLSKNPNEEGLTWAQRIMKLSFDDILWYQKKFEGTLLFDSCGDFPNIPLLGVRGGISYNPILARHQFGFALKDKPRSLYLSAEYFHYDSDKEKKRDLFIKAWMKVKKVGAKDIGRRNYMPWDPYFQWVYDRVMEFGMPYPSDTPIVPRVAPPAAPIAFEPYIPAPNEDLVATVNRLKREREDFERRLLKVEAEKEVLVQDAKKRETLLDYFSRKWKIEDFVSPDQINSWENEISRLVQEREEMIKAHKEEVRVLKRKRRQEDKNPGI from the exons ATGGAAACAAAAGACCGTAAACCATTCTTCCTCAATTTCAAGAAAGTGCCAACGCAATTGAAGATTTTCTGCGACAACATCTATGGTTCTCTCAAATTCAGTGATTCTCTCAATACACTCATAAGTTTG ttaGTACCATCCTTGGAAGAATTCTCCTACTTGCTTGGACTTCCTGTGCTTAATAAAATTCCttatactggtaaagaagaagagCCTAAGttggaagtcattgctgctgccctGCACTTGCCAAGATCAGAAATTGAGAAGGTTTGGATTAgtaagaaagagtattctggattaCCCCTTGATTTCCTCTACGAAAAAGCGGAGATTCTTGCTAAAGCTTCAAGTATGGATGCCTTGGAAGCTGTGTTGTCTCTCTTAATTTATGGACAAGTTTTGTTTTTCCATTATGACAAAATTGTTGATGTGGCTGCTATCAATAtattccttagcaagaatccg aatgaagaaggatTAACTTGGGCTCAgagaattatgaagctttctttCGACGACATCCTATGGTACCAAAAGAAGTTCGAGGGAACCTTGctatttgatagttgtggagatttcCCTAATATACCTCTTCTTGGTGTTCGTGGAGGAATATCTTATAATCCCATtctagctcgacatcagtttggcttTGCCTTGAAGGACAAACCGCGTTCTTTGTATCTTAGTGCAGAATATTTCCATTATGATTccgacaaagagaagaagagagacctTTTCATCAAAGCTTGGATGAAAGTAAAGAAAGTTGGCGCAAAGGATATAGGAAGGAGAAATTATATGCCATGGGATCCATATTTCcaatgggtttatgatcgagttATGGAATTTGGGATGCCTTATCCATCTGATACGCCCATAGTTCCAAGGGTAGCTCCTCCTGCTGCCCCAATTGCATTTGAGCCATATATTCCTGCTCCAAATGAAGACCTGGTTGCAACTGTTAACCGACTGAAAAGGGAAAGGGAAGACTTTGAGAGACGCTTACTAAAAGTGGAAGCTGAAAAAGAGGTGTTAGTACAAGATGCCAAAAAGCGAGAGACTTTACTTGATTACTTTTCccgcaaatggaagattgaagattttgtttctCCAGATCAGATTAATTCATGGGAAAACGAAATTTCTAGGCTTGTTCAAGAAAGAGAGGAAATGATCAAGGCACACAAGGAAGAAGTCCGGGTCCTAAAGAGGAAGCGTCGTCAGGAAGACAAAAATCCTGGAATTTag